One segment of Cyprinus carpio isolate SPL01 chromosome A17, ASM1834038v1, whole genome shotgun sequence DNA contains the following:
- the LOC109109411 gene encoding stAR-related lipid transfer protein 9-like: MFSSSQSINSVLSEGEGSTVWSQSSSLSGSGRRQCFIPYRDSVLTWLLKDSLGGNSKTIMIATVSPSSSSYNETLSTLRYAAHARNIVNKPRVNEDANVRLIRELREEIDRLKSMLLSFEMQRNPSPSLSDEREGSLSDIVLQNELKVEQLTKDWSDSWYDKRALLEHYSVDINQDRAGVLIHSLLPHLIALEPDVLSTGVTIYHLQEGVTRTGPQDDNLKEPHIVLPEGSTCEIENKNGVVTLKPVSGNICMVNEREIKEPCRLAQGAVITLAGLHKFRFNHPAEAAVLRERRRISDGGLVYNATELNSPSSDAGVAGAGCHENSNGTAPRQRLEEQQWYIECLREEIQMEQKRAERDLEREQARLRQQHTEIKQWILQEKQRLEAHREKGTLESGVQTDPILHSGLSSQMTEEGSAERVPPSTLMGDWKRVVQEELLKHHALRRAENRMRRKRLHYQLEKIARKRHLLEVKRELQRLENEFLQGGDEASSPDVGYPSKSRGRPMTLRRHSFSADLLSRLYPQHTPIFSQFLKRNRSSEFTTSLACFARATKWESDECLQDQKFRRRSNTMPSRYDQGSSSWASFSNSIKSPIKDASSAEATKLQTASSRLIVKKSTSDQDKNCQDSNTKATRKVLPIIKQKSPVKGAKTLSQGGNKGLETIRKVFSNSVGFGIRTALGKVFRKPPPGSWGHRSVKSVKKATSQLNEKSNHAKTLKDFERKQEKCPIRPTVSYESLEKLNSLKYKQQRHWRSAEVLTNTKPWVAVQKETARWVEHGGWEDPNRSSDCDSIFSLDSLSSAYATALAEQLQLEECDSSDAESEDSQMSQDSLVMESSGKHMTARPVLRFKKVPSHLTTPTVPASCSSQAIDNKEGMRISKDVPAEVFWSLNGSQKSKTENSPGMAKEPSHFSGLASESRPCSVASIRDTENPLALTDAWSSTDAADSPRIIMPSGHLLKQDPHTLIESSRCQSSTSLDLSDNMIVSESQSSPCSDSTQDENTTLEEQNSTSFENTLLLENDLNFIPEQEMDFKERTTSAEPCTTQTVCDSTDTSSNGLAHPNKPTTGNEPLNPTVIKALLINSCSNDGEISASNTCFPVNSSREDSHVREDPSSYPIHPADCSLKSNINLTMGYQVSRCDNARDPEVKNSKAVQIINESHSTLSTDNGTITGNYDEENKYFYTKQCTEMAFTTDTKKYALTMEQLEKQDVVVNRFGTDGEHFGNEALTGTCEMKDSHTGFVGNVKLPKKSNEDVSDTETALLNIDQEQLSACSTINGESVKNTSLLENWLTADTMENSDKELEDKKIKNAPLARDDHKTLIGKDHINTFRNDSSVCDSGLTQTNCTSLKSLRSSEIENIIDNSKEDRKDACKIMEGEANNRYFQMSDSAINDKISEVVKEHFMTSLREDCSEEQESNTKKENTSLEKVHDFKFKTNKHEFGNKSTRAAVLLCKSEINTDNSTVHLQNSDSQTELRDEYCNVELEEFCSRK, from the exons ATGTTCAGCAGCAGTCAGAGCATTAACAGTGTGCTCAGTGAGGGTGAAGGGAGCACTGTGTGGAGCCAGTCCAGCTCTCTGTCAGGCAGCGGGCGCAGACAATGCTTCATTCCCTACAGGGACTCTGTCCTCACTTGGCTACTCAAAGACAGTCTGGGCGGCAACTCCAAAACCATCATGATTGCAA CTGTCTCACCATCAAGCAGCAGCTACAATGAGACTCTAAGCACCCTCCGCTATGCAGCTCACGCCAGGAACATCGTCAACAAGCCAAGAGTCAATGAG GACGCCAATGTGAGGTTGATCAGAGAACTGCGAGAGGAAATTGATCGTCTGAAAAGCATGCTGCTGAGTTTTGAAATG CAGAGGAACCCCAGTCCATCTCTCAGTGATGAGAGAGAAGGGAGCTTGTCTGATATAGTCCTACAGAATGAACTGAAG GTGGAGCAGCTGACTAAAGACTGGTCTGACAGTTGGTATGATAAGCGAGCCCTGTTGGAGCACTACAGTGTGGACATTAACCAGGACAGAGCAGGAGTTCTCATTCACTCGCTCTTGCCCCACCTCATCGCTCTAGAGCCAGACGTCCTCAGCACAGGGGTCACCATCTACCACCTTCAG GAAGGGGTGACAAGAACCGGGCCTCAGGATGACAATCTGAAAGAGCCTCACATAG TCTTGCCAGAAGGTTCCACCTGCGAGATTGAGAATAAGAACGGGGTGGTGACTCTGAAGCCAGTCTCGGGGAACATCTGCATGGTCAATGAAAGAGAGATCAAGGAGCCCTGCAGACTTGCACAAG GTGCAGTGATTACCTTAGCAGGACTCCATAAGTTCAGGTTCAACCACCCTGCAGAGGCAGCTGTTCTGAGGGAGAGAAGACGG ATCAGTGATGGAGGTCTGGTCTACAACGCTACAGAGCTCAACTCACCCAGTTCTGACGCCgg GGTTGCAGGAGCAGGTTGTCATGAGAATAGCAATGGGACGGCTCCCAGACAGCGACTAGAGGAGCAGCAGTGGTACATAGAGTGTCTACGAGAGGAGATTCAGATGGAGCAGAAAAGAGCAGAGAGAGATCTGGAAAGAGAGCAGGCCCGTCTCCGACAGCAGCACACTGAGA TCAAGCAGTGGATCTTGCAAGAAAAGCAACGGCTTGAAGCCCACAGGGAAAAGGGAACACTGGAGTCAGGGGTTCAGACAGATCCCATACTTCATAGTGGTTTATCAAGTCAGATGACTGAGGAAGGCAGTGCTGAAAGAGTCCCACCATCGACTTTAATGGGTGACTGGAAAAGAGTGGTGCAGGAGGAACTGCTGAAGCACCATGCATTGCGCAGAGCTGAGAATCGCATGCGCCGCAAAAGGTTACATTACCAACTGGAGAAGATTGCACGAAAGCGCCATCTGTTGGAGGTGAAGCGAGAGCTGCAGAGGCTAGAAAATGAGTTTCTACAAGGGGGCGATGAAGCCTCATCTCCAGACGTGGGGTACCCCTCAAAGTCCAGGGGACGTCCCATGACTTTACGAAGGCATTCATTTTCTGCTGATCTGCTGTCCCGATTGTACCCCCAGCACACTCCTATTTTCAG CCAGTTCCTCAAAAGGAATAGATCTTCTGAGTTTACAACATCTCTAGCTTGCTTTGCTCGTGCCACTAAATGGGAATCTGATGAATGTCTCCAAGATCAAAAGTTTAGAAGACGTTCCAATACAATGCCCTCAAGATATGACCAAGGATCCTCAAGTTGGGCCAGTTTTTCAAACAGCATCAAAAGTCCCATAAAAGATGCAAGTTCAGCTGAAGCTACAAAATTACAAACTGCTTCCTCAAGGTTGATAGTCAAGAAAAGCACAAGTGACCAAGACAAGAATTGTCAGGATTCAAACACCAAAGCCACTAGAAAAGTATTaccaataataaaacagaaaagtccTGTGAAGGGAGCAAAGACTTTATCTCAAGGTGGAAATAAAGGTTTAGAGACCATCCGCAAGGTTTTTTCCAACTCCGTTGGCTTTGGGATCAGAACTGCTTTGGGAAAAGTTTTCCGCAAGCCACCACCAGGTTCATGGGGACATAGAAGTGTGAAATCTGTGAAGAAAGCAACAAGTCAGCTTAATGAGAAATCAAACCATGCCAAGACTCTGAAAGACTTTGAGAGAAAACAGGAAAAGTGTCCTATCAGGCCGACAGTGTCTTATGAAAGTTTGGAGAAGCTTAACTCACTAAAATATAAGCAACAGAGACACTGGCGTAGTGCAGAAGTTTTAACAAACACCAAGCCATGGGTTGCAGTGCAAAAAGAAACAGCTAGATGGGTGGAACATGGAGGTTGGGAGGATCCCAACAGATCTTCAGATTGTGATAGTATTTTCTCACTGGATTCACTGTCATCAGCTTATGCTACAGCTCTGGCTGAGCAACTTCAGCTGGAGGAATGTGATTCCAGTGACGCTGAGAGTGAAGACAGTCAGATGTCTCAAGATTCTCTTGTTATGGAGAGCAGCGGGAAGCATATGACTGCCAGACCAGTGCTGAGGTTTAAAAAAGTTCCAAGCCACTTAACCACCCCTACAGTACCAGCTTCATGCAGCTCTCAGGCAATCGACAATAAAGAGGGGATGAGAATATCCAAAGATGTACCTGCAGAGGTTTTCTGGAGCCTTAATGGTAGTCAGAAGTCGAAAACTGAGAACAGCCCAGGCATGGCTAAAGAGCCTTCACACTTCTCTGGTCTAGCGTCTGAATCTAGACCCTGTAGCGTTGCAAGTATCAGAGACACAGAGAATCCACTTGCTCTTACTGATGCTTGGTCATCTACTGATGCAGCAGACAGTCCTAGAATCATCATGCCTTCAGGACACTTGCTCAAACAGGATCCACACACACTTATAGAGAGCAGTAGATGCCAAAGCTCTACTAGTCTGGATCTGTCAGACAACATGATTGTCTCAGAAAGCCAGAGCTCACCTTGTTCTGACTCCACTCAGGATGAAAATACAACACTTGAAGAACAAAACAGCACATCCTTTGAAAATACCCTGTTGTTAGAGAATGATCTCAATTTTATCCCAGAACAGGAGATGGATTTTAAGGAACGGACTACCAGTGCAGAACCATGTACAACTCAGACAGTCTGTGATTCTACAGATACCAGTTCAAATGGGTTAGCACATCCAAATAAACCAACCACTGGAAATGAACCACTGAATCCCACTGTGATTAAAGCACTGCTGATCAACTCGTGTTCCAACGATGGTGAGATCTCAGCAAGTAACACTTGCTTCCCAGTTAACTCTAGTAGGGAAGATTCACATGTTAGAGAGGACCCATCATCATATCCAATACACCCTGCAGATTGTTCTCTGAAGTCAAACATAAACCTGACAATGGGTTATCAGGTTTCAAGATGCGACAATGCCAGAGATCCAGAGGTTAAGAACTCTAAAGCAGTGCAGATTATAAACGAATCGCACAGCACTTTAAGCACTGACAATGGCACAATCACTGGAAACTAtgatgaagaaaataagtatttctaTACAAAACAGTGCACAGAAATGGCTTTTACAACAGATACCAAAAAATATGCATTGACAATGGAACAATTAGAGAAGCAAGATGTAGTAGTTAATAGATTTGGCACAGATGGTGAACACTTTGGGAATGAGGCACTCACTGGAACATGCGAAATGAAAGACTCTCACACAGGCTTTGTGGGAAATGTGAAACTTCCAAAGAAAAGCAATGAAGATGTTTCAGACACTGAGACAGCACTTTTAAATATAGATCAGGAACAGTTGTCTGCTTGTTCAACTATTAATGGAGAATCTGTAAAAAATACATCTCTTTTGGAAAACTGGCTAACAGCTGATACGATGGAAAACTCTGATAAAGAGCtagaagacaaaaaaataaaaaatgcaccatTAGCCAGGGATGATCACAAGACTTTAATCGGCAAAGATCACATTAATACTTTTAGAAATGACAGCAGTGTATGCGATAGTGGGCTTACACAAACAAATTGCACTAGCCTGAAATCCTTGAGGAGTTCAGAGATTGAAAACATTATAGACAACAGTAAAGAGGATAGAAAAGATGCATGCAAGATTATGGAGGGAGAGGCCAACAACCGATATTTTCAAATGAGCGACTCAGCAATTAATGATAAAATATCAGAGGTGGTGAAAGAACATTTTATGACGTCTCTAAGAGAAGACTGTAGTGAAGAGCAAGAGtcaaacacaaagaaagaaaacacttcTTTAGAAAAAGTGCATGATTTTaagttcaaaacaaacaaacatgaatttgGTAACAAAAGTACTCGGGCTGCAGTACTTTTGTGTAAATCAGAGATTAACACTGACAACTCTACTGTACACTTGCAGAACAGTGATTCGCAAACAGAATTAAGAGATGAATATTGTAATGTAGAATTGGAGGAATTTTGTTCGAGAAAATAA